In one window of Brachyhypopomus gauderio isolate BG-103 chromosome 16, BGAUD_0.2, whole genome shotgun sequence DNA:
- the LOC143478262 gene encoding uncharacterized protein LOC143478262 produces the protein MSLLHHTTDEDIVFQKMRETFCYRQQILHDPLESTNILQMFPRFLDTKGLILQDFAMMFGPDTASRFLEKWNTSFKDKVAREARDLKETYLLKRLLKSALSEEMDVTDKPEWDPRPKKISVGEAIDHLVKFHMTCQRLEDHLMSNEGNPQPYLLATGTSKAQVLCSQMEFSWYMTYMKT, from the exons ATGTCTCTTCTTCATCACACCACTGACGAAGACATAGTCTTCCAGAAGATGAGAGAGACATTCTGCTATCGTCAGCAGATACTCCACGACCCACTAGAATCGACAAACATTCTGCAGATGTTTCCTCGTTTTTTGGACACTAAAGGACTG ATTTTGCAGGATTTTGCAATGATGTTTGGACCAGATACTGCTTCCAGGTTCCTGGAAAAATGGAATACCAGTTTTAAAGACAAGGTTGCAAGGGAAGCCAGAGACCTTAAAGAGACTTATCTTCTGAAAAGATTGCTGAAATCTGCCTTGAGTGAAGAAATGGATGTTACTGACAAACCAG AGTGGGACCCACGGCCCAAAAAGATCAGTGTTGGAGAAGCAATAGATCATCTGGTGAAATTTCACATG ACCTGCCAGAGGCTTGAGGATCACCTCATGAGCAATGAAGGAAACCCCCAGCCATATCTCCTGGCCACAGGGACTTCAAAAGCACAG GTGCTTTGCTCTCAGATGGAGTTCAGCTGGTACATGACATATATGAAGACTTGA